The following proteins are co-located in the Deinococcus metallilatus genome:
- a CDS encoding DUF2795 domain-containing protein: MAKINPIQLQKHLKGVDYPASKQDLVKAAQQNGADENVRAALDQLPDEKYQTPADVSKALGDVEDGGGSDQDDRGHGQRGGRDGEQDRREQGDNHGQDDDHGGQGARINPIQLQKHLKGVDYPASKQDLVKAAERNGADENVRSALDRLPDTEYNKPSDVSKALGDLEGGGGDHGDGRGDRNEDRGRDKKGDR, from the coding sequence ATGGCGAAGATCAACCCGATCCAGCTCCAGAAGCATCTCAAAGGTGTGGATTACCCGGCCAGCAAGCAGGATCTGGTCAAGGCCGCCCAGCAGAACGGCGCCGACGAGAACGTGCGCGCTGCCCTCGACCAGTTGCCCGACGAGAAGTACCAGACGCCCGCCGACGTGAGCAAGGCCCTCGGTGATGTCGAGGACGGGGGCGGGAGCGACCAGGACGACCGCGGCCACGGCCAGCGGGGAGGCCGGGACGGCGAGCAGGACCGGCGTGAGCAGGGTGACAACCACGGGCAGGACGATGACCACGGCGGCCAGGGGGCCAGAATCAACCCGATCCAGCTCCAGAAGCACCTCAAGGGTGTGGATTACCCGGCCAGCAAGCAGGATCTGGTCAAGGCCGCCGAGCGGAACGGCGCGGATGAGAACGTGCGCTCCGCCCTCGACCGGCTCCCCGACACTGAATACAACAAGCCCTCCGACGTGAGTAAGGCCCTGGGTGACCTTGAGGGGGGCGGCGGCGATCACGGCGACGGCCGGGGCGACAGAAACGAGGATCGTGGGCGGGACAAGAAGGGCGACAGGTAA